The sequence GCAGGCCTTCTCGCAGTTGTCGCAGCCGACGCAGAGCATCTCGTCGATCAGCAGCACATCGGTCGCCTCGCCGATGCCGTTGTCGACCAGAAACTGCGCAGTGCGCGAGTAATAGTCGACCGCGCCGCCGAAGCTGTCCTTGCGGCTCTCGATGAACTGGTTGACCTCGCGCCGCCCGGCCATGTCCGCGAGCGCCTTCTCGCGCAGGCGCGGCTTGCGGTCGAGCAACGCGGTGAACGCCTCGCCGGGGAAGCGCACGACCTCGGACTTGATCGCCGCCTTGACCGTCGCGGTGCGCTTGGAGCCGTCGATCACGGCCATCTCGCCAAAGTAACTGCCGGCGGGGAGATAGGATAGGAACACCGGGTGCCCGCCGATGTCCTTCTCGACGATCATCGACCCTCGCCGGACGAGGAAGATGTCCTTGTCGTCGGCCCCCTCCTGGACGACGACCTTTCCGGCGCGGACTTCCTCCACCACCGCGGCATCGACCAGTTCGGCGACGTCTTCCGCCGTCAGGCCCGAGCCGAATATCTGCAGCAGCTGCCGCTCGATGAAGACGCGATTGACCGCGCGGGCAGCGCTCGGCGCGGTGGCCATCAGCTTGAGCGCGGCGGTTCGCGAGAGTTCCATGCACAGAGTCGGCTCGGCCGCGCGGATCGTCGCGCCACGGCGGCGGCCCGAGATCAGGCCGACCTCGCCGAAGATCGAGCCTTGCCCGATCGGCACGGTGATCGACGGGTCCTCGGCGCTCACCTCGACCAGCACCGACCCCTCGGCGATAGCGAACATCGAGGAGCCCTGGTCATTGCGGACGAAGATCACCTCGTCCGCGCCGTAGGCATGGACCCGGCTGTCGAGCATCAGCTCGCGCATCTGCAGCGGGGAGAGCTCGTTGAGAATGACGATGTTGGCGCGGAAAAGCTCGAGCCATTCATCGACCGAGCGGCGGCCCGGCAACCCGGCAAACTTCTCCGCCAGGATCGGCTCGTCGGCGGGCTTGAGCGCAGTGTTCCCATTGAGGAACTCGATCACGTCGTAGCCCTGGTTCATGCAGTGCTTGATCAGCGGATAGCCGGCCAGCGCGCCGATCACGTGGATGCCGGGCTTGCTGGTCTCGAAGCTCGGGCTGAGTTGCGGGAAGGCGTCGGGCTGTTCGCTGGCGAAAGTCACGCCGCAAGCCTCTACGAAAGCGCGCGGCGGCTTGGAGCCGGTGCGGGCGATGATCCGGTCGCAGCGGATCGTCTCCTGCCCGTCGCGCGTATCGAGCACCAATTCGCCCGGCTTCACTTCGGCGGGCGACGTCTCGAGCCGGATAATCATGCGCCCATCCGCCGCCGCCTCGTTGAGCAGCTTGACGTTCGCGCCCTTGGCGCGGGCGAAGTCGGTGCCGCGGTTGAGGATCGTCACCACGTTGCGCTGCGCCGGATCGGCGGCGAGGCCGAGCGCATTCTCGATCCCCGCGTCGCCCGAGCCGATCACGGTGATGTGCTCGTCGAAGTACTCGCCCGGATCGTCGAGCTGATATTGCAGCTGCGGCAGCTCGGCGCCCGGAACACGCAGCAGGTTCGGATTGCCCTGGGTTCCGATCGCCAGCACGATCGCCTCGGCCTCGACCGGCTCCTTGCCCTTGAGCGCGATGGTGAAGGCGCCCTTCTCCCCGGTGATCGCGGTCACTTCGCCGTTGAGCAGGACGTTGACCTTGCCTGCCGCGACCTGCTCGTCCCAGGTCGCGAGGATCGCCTCGCGCTTGGCGGCGTCGAAATCGAGGTCGGAGCGCAGCACCAGGTTGCTGGGCGTCGCCATGACGTGCTTGCCCTTCTGGTACTTGAAGATCGTGTCGGAGAGGTGGTCGGTTTTCTCGATCAGCACGTGGCTCATGCCGAGAGCGGCGGCACGCGCGGCCGCGCTGAGGCCTGCCGGACCCGAGCCGACGATCGCCACCCTGACCTTGGTTGAAATCTGACCCGCCACGAAAAACCCCTGCTTCGTCATGCCCGAAAGGATGCCCGGCAACAACAGCCAGTCGGATTGAAGCCGAGGAATTCGCTGCTATTCCCCGAAGCGCTTAGGGTCGGGGGTACGCGTGAAGGTTTTACTGCAAAAGATTGGCGCAGGAGGGATTGCCGCGGCGGTGGCGGTGGCGCTTGCCGTGGGTGTAATCGGCTATCGGCTGGTCGGCACTTCCGACGAGGCGCCTTTGGCGCAAGGGCAGGCGGATCCGCTCACCAGGCTCGAACAGCTGGTCGAGAAGGAGCCGGAGAACGCCGGCGCCTGGCAGAAGCTCGGCTTCGCCTATTTCGAACTCGGCCGGTTCGACGAGGCCGCCACCGCCTATCGCCACGCCACCGAGGCCGATCCTGATAGCGCGGTGTTGTGGTCCTCACTCGGCGAAGCGCTGGCCATGGCGAGCGAGCGCGATCCGATGCCGGGCCCCGCGCGCGAAGCTTTCCGCAAAGCCGCCCAGCTCGACCCCAAGGACCCTCGCGCCCGCTATTTCCTCGCGGTCGAGAAAGACCTGTCGGGCGACCATCAGGGCGCTATCGCCGATTGGGTCGCGCTCCTGAGCGAAACACCCCCCGGCGCGCCGTGGGAGGCGGACCTCAAGCGTACCATCGAGCAAGTCGGCAAGATCAACTCGATCGACGTTGCAACCCAGGTCGCCGCCGCCGAGACGCTGCGGCCCAAGTCCGTGCCGGCGATGGCAGGCATCCCCGGTCCATCGCAGGACCAGCTCGCCGCGGCCTCCAAGATGCGCCCGTCGGAACAGCAGGACATGGCCGAAGGCATGGTCGAACGCCTCGCCGCCCGGCTTGAGAAGGAGCCGGGCAACGTCCAGGGCTGGATCATGCTGATGCGCAGCTACCAGACGCTTGGGCGCGAGGGAGACGCGCGCAAGGCCTTGAAGAGCGCGCTGGCGGCCAACCCGCAGAAGCGTGCGGAGCTGGAGGCTGCGGCGGAGACGTTGGGGGTTTCGTAGGCTCAATCCTCCCCGAGCTCGTCTCGGGGAGGTGGGGCGCTCCGAAGGAGCGTGACGGAGGGGTAAGCGGAAGAACGCCACGCCCCTCCACCATCCGCTGCGCGGACGGTCCCCCTCCCCGAGACAAGCTCGGGGAGGATTAAGCCCTACTTCGAAGCCAAGTCCGTCATCACGCTGAGGTAGTAAACCACCCCCGGCCCGATGTTCTTGAGCGAAATCCGCTCGTTGAGCCCGTGCGAGAAGTCGTCCGAATCCTTGCTCATGCTCGCGCTCGCACCATAGCTCGGCACGCCCACGGCCCGGAACCACATCGAATCCGACGCGCCCGACGACTGCATCGGAATGATCGGCACATCGCCCCAGGCCTTGCGCGCGCCCTTCTCGAACACGCTGATGAATTCCGGCTTGAGCGGCGAGGCCGGCGACGTGGTCGAGGTGTCGCCAGTGATGTCGCTGAACTTCACTTGCGGCGTGGCCGCGACCCGCTCCAGCTCGGCCTGGATCTGGGGGTTCGAGTGTCCCGGAAACACGCGGCAATTGACCACCGCCGTAGCACGTTGTGGCAAGGCATTGGCCGCATGCCCGCCCTGGACCATGGTCGGCACGCAAGTGGTGGCGATACGCCCCGCCATCGCCGGGTCGTGGCGCAACACCGCGATGGCCGCGGCGTCGGTCGGGTCCTTGGCAAAGGCGCGCATCGCGGCCGCCAGTTCGGGCTCAGGCTGAAGCGCAGCCGCCTTTTCGAAATAGGCGCGCGTGATGTCGTTCACTTCGGGCGTGAAGCGATAAGCGCCGATCCGGGCGAGCGCTTCGGACAACTGGGCGATCGCGTTCTCCGGGCGCGGCGCAGAACTGTGGCCGCCCGGATTGGTCACTTCGAGCTGGAAGTCGATGTAGGTCTTCTCCGCCCCCTGCCATGACCAGTAGAGCGGCTTGCCGGTCTCTTCCGAGAACGTGCCCGAGGCGCCGTCGATGTTGATCACCAGTTCCGCGTCCTTGAAGCGGTCGGTGATCAGGCGCGAGGTCTTCATCGTGGTTTCCTCGTCGCCCGAATAGGCGATCACGATGGTGCGCTTGGGCTTGAAGCCCTGGCGCCGCAGCTCGATCAGCGAGGCGACGGCGAGCGAAGCTTCGAACTTGGTGTCGCTCGCCCCGCGGCCATAGAGATAGCCGTTTTCAACCACCGGCGTGAACGGATCGCGTTCCCAGTCCTCGGGCTTGGCTTCGACCACATCCATATGCGCGGAGAGCAGGACCGGCTTGAGCGAAGGGTCGCTGCCCGGCCAGGTGGCGATGAGATAGGCGGTGTCGTCCACCGGCACGATCTCGATATCCTTGTCCGCCCAACCGCCGGCGAGGAGCGCCTTGCGGAAGGCCTGTGCGACATCGGCAGTGCGGTTGTTTTCGCCTTGCACCGAACGCAGCGCGATCGTTTCCTGCGACAGGGCCAACGCCTGCGCCTCGGCCTGCGGGTGCGATTGAGCGGCGGCGGTAACGGGCACGGCAAGAAGCAGGACGGCGGCAAACGAACGCATGCGAATCTCCTGTAGCGACCTTATGGCTGCATGTTAGAGCAGGGGCATGGTGGGGCCAGCAACAGCTATCGACAGGTTTGTAAGGGACAACCCGGCAGAGGCGGTCGCGCGCCTGCGTAAGCTGCTGCGGGACGATGCTCAGAACCCCGAGGCTTGGCGCTTGCTTGGTCAGGCGCTCAGGACTCTGGGCGAAGATGAAGAAGCCTCCGAGGCCGAACTTGCCGCGATCCGGGCGACGGCCTTCGACAAGGACATGATCGCGATCGCCCAGGCGATGAACGCGGGCGACTTACCGCAGGCCGAAGCGCTATTGCGTGCCCGGCTCAAGTCCCAGCCGTTCGACGTGGCGGCGATCCGGCTGATGGCCGAATTGGCCGGGCGGATCGGGAGGTTGCGCGACGCCGAAGTTCTGCTGCGCCGCGCGCTCGAACTGGCTCCGGGCTTCAGCGCCGCGCGGGCGAACCTCGCCACCGTACTCTACCGCCAGAACCGCTTCGCCGAAGCCGGCGAAACGCTCGACGCGCTGGCCGATGCGGGGGACATGAACCCGGCGAACCGCAACCTGCGGGCGGCCACCCTCGGCCGGATCGGCGACTACGACGAGGCGCTGCGGATCTACGAGGACCTGATCCCGGCCTTTCCCGACCACGCCAAGCTGCTGATGAGCTACGGCCACGCGCTCAAGACGGTCGGTCGGCAAGACGAAAGCATCGCCGCCTATCGCCGTGCCATCGCCGTCAAGCCGGACCTTGGCGAGGTCTGGTGGAGCCTGGCCAACCTCAAGACCGTCCGCTTCGGCGATGACGATGTCGAGACGATGGAAACCGCGCTGGCAAGCGAGCCCGCACCTGCTCACGAAGACCGCCTCCATCTCCATTTCGCCCTGGGCAAGGCCTATGCCGACAGCGGCAACGCCGAGGCGGCATTCCGCCACTACGCCGCCGGGAACGCCCTGCGGAAGGACGAGGTGAAACACGACCCTGCCGCAGTCGCGGAACAGGTCGACGGCGTCATCGCCACCTTCACGCCCGAGTTCGTGGCCGAACACGAAGGATGGGGCGATGCCTCCCCCGATCCGATCTTCATCGTTGGCCTGCCCCGCGCCGGCTCGACGCTGATCGAACAGATCCTCTCGTGCCATTCGCAGATCGAAGGCACGATGGAACTGCCCGACATCCCCGCCATCGTCCGCCGCGAAACACAGGAACAGGGGACCAGCGCCCGAAATTGGACCACCGTCGCGGCCGGCATGGACCGCGCCAAGCTGGCCGCGCTGGGCGCCGAGTTTCTCGAACGCACCCGCGTCCAGCGCAAGAGCGGCAAATCGTTCTTCATCGACAAGCTGCCGAACAACTGGTCCTACGCCGGGTTCATCCACCTGATGCTGCCGAACGCGAAGATCATCGACGCCCGGCGCCATCCGCTGGACTGCTGTTTCTCCAACTTCCGCCAGCACTTCGCCATGGGCCAGGGCTTCACTTACGACCTCGAGCACATTGGCCGCTACTACGCGGACTACGTGCGGGCGATGGACCACTACGACCGCGTCTTGCCGGGACGGATCCATCGGGTGATCCACGAAGAGTTGCTGGAAGACCCCGAAGGCGTGGTGCGCAGGATTCTCGACTACCTCGGCCTGCCGTTCGAGGAAGTGTGCCTCGATTTCCATCGCAGCAGCCGCCCGGTGCGCACCGCGTCGAGCGAGCAGGTACGGCGCCCGATCAACCGCGACGGCGTCGACCAGTGGCAGGCTTACGACCAGTGGCTCGGACCGCTGAAGGCGACGCTCGGAACCTTGCCCCAACGCTACGCCACTCGCGGGAACTGACACTAAGGCAAGCATCGTGGCGAAAATGTCATAGTGTTGCAGGATTTGTGCAGCGCAATGATGCGCCGGTCTAATTTCTGTTGTTACCGCTCTTCTTATGTGGCGCACTGCTTCCGGGATAAGCCTTCGGGGAGGCGCTACACATGATGAGGTTACGTTCGGCCAAGACCACTCGGCGTTTGGCCATTTCATTGCTCGCGGGATCATCGCTGGCGGCAGTAACGCCAGCCGCCGCGCAGGATGAGCCGGGTGCCGCTGAAGCGCCTGCCTCGAGCGGCGGCAACGTCATCATCGTCACGGCGCAGAAGCGCGAACAGAACTTGCAGGACGTGCCGATCGCGATCACCGCGCTTGGCAACGAACAGCTGTCGAACCTGCAGGTCAGCAGCATCGAAGATGCCGTGCGCTTCCTGCCTTCGGTCACCATCCAGACCTTGGGGCCGGGCTTCTCGCAACTCTATTTCCGCGGTGTCGCCTCGGGCGAAAACGCCAACCACTCGGCCTCGCTGCCGACCGTGGGCACCTATCTCGACGAAATGCCCGTCACCACGATCCAGGGCTCGCTCGACATCCACGCCTACGACATCAACCGGATCGAAGCGCTTGCGGGTCCGCAGGGCACGCTTTACGGCGCCAGCTCGATGGCAGGCACCCTGCGCATCATCACCAACCAGCCGGATGTCGGCTCGTCTTATGGCGCTGTTGACCTGGAACTGAACTCGGTCGCCCACGGCGGAACGGGCGGCATGGCCGAAGGCTTCTACAACCTGCCGATCAGCGACAGCGCTGCGGTGCGCGTGGTGGGTTGGTACACTCGCGACGCCGGCTACATCGACAATATCCACGGCACCCGCACTTTCCCGATCAAGCAATTTGTCGACGACGACAACGACCCCGATACTGACGACGTTCTCGTTGATCTGCCGGGCGACGACATCACCCAGGACAACGCGAGCCTGGTCGAAAACAACTACAACGACGTCGAGACATTCGGCGGCCGCATCGCGCTGGGCATCGATCTCAACGACAGCTGGACGCTGCGCCCGACGATTATGGGCCAGTCGACCAAGGCCCACGGGTTCTTCGAGCAGGAACGCAGCTCTGCCACCAACGACAGGCTGCAGGTCGTCCAGTACAACCCGGAATACTTCAAGGACGAATGGGTCCAGGCCGCGCTGACCATCGAAGGCACGCTCGGCAACTGGGACCTGGTCACCACGGGCGGCTACTTGTGGCGCAATGACGAGGTCATTCAGGACTATTCCGACTATTCGTATTTCTACGACGCGCTGGCCGGCTATGCCTCCTATCTCTACGACAACGCCGGCGAGCAGATCAGCCCGAACCAGTACATCCAGGGCGCAGACAAATACCGCCGCATGTTCGGCGAAGTGCGTATCGCTTCTCCGGCGGAAAACCGTCTGAGAGTCATCGGCGGTCTCTTCGCGCAACGCCAAGAGCACCACATCACCCAGCACTACATCATCGACGACCTGGCTGACGTGCTCCAGGTGACCGGAACCACCGACAACATCTGGCTGACCGAACAGAAGCGTACCGATCGCGACTACGCGGTGTTCGGCGAAGTCAGCTACGACCTGATGGACGACCTGACGCTGACTGGCGGCGTCCGCGTCTACAACTACAAGAACTCGCTGGTCGGGTTCTTCGGTTACGGCGCCGGCTATTCCGGCAGCACCGGCGAATCGCAGTGTTTCGCGCCGGCCGTGGTTGAGGGATCGCCCTGTACCAACCTCGACAAGACGACGTCGGACACCGACTTCATCCACAAGCTGAACCTGACCTACAAGATCACGCCCGACATCATGACTTATGCCACATGGTCGCGCGGATTCAGGCCGGGCGGCATCAACCGGCGCGGTACCTTGCCGCCTTATGGTCCGGATGAACTCGACAACTACGAACTCGGCCTCAAGACCACGTTCGGCGACGTCCGGTTCAACCTGGCGGTGTACCAGCAGGACTGGAACGGCATCCAGCTGTCCTTCATCGGCGCCAACGGCCTCACCGAAATCCGCAACGCCGGCATCGCCCGCATTCGCGGCGCCGAGTTCGACTTCGGCTATTACGCCAATGGCGTGAGCCTGAGCCTGGGCGGCAGCTACAACGATGCCGATATCCGCAGGGACTTCTGCGCCATCGCCAACGATGAGTTCGACTGCACCACGCCGACGGACAACGAACTGCTCGCCCCGGCGGGTACCCGCTTGCCGACGGTGCCGAAGTTCAAGGGTAACTTCGTCGCCCGCTATGAAATCCCGGTCTTCAACGACTGGACTGCGCACGTCCAGGGAGCCGCCACCTACGTCGGCGACCGGCGGAGCGACCTGCGTACCTTGCAGAACGAGATCAAGGGCACGATCCCGTCTTATGCAACGGCGGACTTCAGCATCGGGATCAGCAACGACACCTATCGTCTCGAACTCTACGCGACCAACCTGTTCGACGGGAACGGACGCCTCGATACCAGCCTGCAGTGCCAGGAAACGGTGTGCGGCGACCCCGACGGCCTGACTGCCGGAGGCGGCGTCTTCTACGACGCCGTGATCCGTCCGCGCGTGGTCGGGCTCAAGTTCGGCAGCGACTTCTAAGGGAGAGGATCGGGCAGGTGCGTGCGGCGCCTGCCCGTCCCCTTAGCCCGGCACTCACGCGCTACTTGCCGGGTTTGACCTCGACATCCACCCGCTCGATCTTGCCGGTGAACTTGAACGGCATCTGGTAGGTCCAATCGACGGCTGAGCCGTTGTCGATGCCGATATCCAGGCCTTCGAAAATCGCGAACTGTACCGGCACGGAGCGCTCGATGCGCCCGGTGGCGACGGACTTACCATCGGCCTTGAGCGTGAACGCGCCGCCCTTGCCCATGCCGCCGCCGTCGTACTTGAAGTCGACGACGACGCTGTGCTTGCCCTTGCCGAGCGGTGCGTCCCCTACGACCGTGGTCCGCTCGATCCCAAGGAAGTTGTAGACGAACACCGGCTTCCCGCCGCGCAAGTAGAGGCCATAGCCGCCTTCCGAGCCACCCTGCGTGACGATCATCCCCTCGGCCCTGTCGTCGCTCACGTCGATCTCCGCCGAGATGGTCCACGACTTGTTGAGCATCGGCAAACAGGCCGCCGCCGGCAGCGCCACCATGCCTTCGTAATAGGTTGCCTTGGTCCGGTCACCCACCATGTTCGGCCGGCCCATCAGCTCGGCGTTCATGCGGATCGTCCCGCGCCAATCGAGCGGTAGCACGCTGTATTTGGCCGCTTCGACCCACCACATGTCCTGCAGTTCGCGTAGCTTGTCGGGATGCTTGCTCGCCAGGTCCTTGGCTTGCGAAAAGTCCTCATCGAGCTTGTAGAGTTCCCACACCTGGGTGTCGGGGTTCCAGTTTTCGTCGCGTTTGGGATCCCACGGGACGAACGAAGGCGCCGAGGCCATCCAGCCCTCGTGATAGAGCCCACGGTTGACCGCCAGTTCGAAGTACTGGGTCTTGCGCTTCGATGGGACTTTGGCGTCGCCGAAGGTGTGGGCGAAGCTCAAACCCTCGATCGGTTTCTGCATAATGCCGTTGAGCTCGCTCGGCTGGGTAATCCCGCATACCTCGTAGATCGTCGGCACGATGTCGATAACGTGGAGGAACTGGTCGCGCAGCCCGC comes from Altererythrobacter sp. Root672 and encodes:
- a CDS encoding tetratricopeptide repeat-containing sulfotransferase family protein, which gives rise to MVGPATAIDRFVRDNPAEAVARLRKLLRDDAQNPEAWRLLGQALRTLGEDEEASEAELAAIRATAFDKDMIAIAQAMNAGDLPQAEALLRARLKSQPFDVAAIRLMAELAGRIGRLRDAEVLLRRALELAPGFSAARANLATVLYRQNRFAEAGETLDALADAGDMNPANRNLRAATLGRIGDYDEALRIYEDLIPAFPDHAKLLMSYGHALKTVGRQDESIAAYRRAIAVKPDLGEVWWSLANLKTVRFGDDDVETMETALASEPAPAHEDRLHLHFALGKAYADSGNAEAAFRHYAAGNALRKDEVKHDPAAVAEQVDGVIATFTPEFVAEHEGWGDASPDPIFIVGLPRAGSTLIEQILSCHSQIEGTMELPDIPAIVRRETQEQGTSARNWTTVAAGMDRAKLAALGAEFLERTRVQRKSGKSFFIDKLPNNWSYAGFIHLMLPNAKIIDARRHPLDCCFSNFRQHFAMGQGFTYDLEHIGRYYADYVRAMDHYDRVLPGRIHRVIHEELLEDPEGVVRRILDYLGLPFEEVCLDFHRSSRPVRTASSEQVRRPINRDGVDQWQAYDQWLGPLKATLGTLPQRYATRGN
- a CDS encoding M20/M25/M40 family metallo-hydrolase, translating into MRSFAAVLLLAVPVTAAAQSHPQAEAQALALSQETIALRSVQGENNRTADVAQAFRKALLAGGWADKDIEIVPVDDTAYLIATWPGSDPSLKPVLLSAHMDVVEAKPEDWERDPFTPVVENGYLYGRGASDTKFEASLAVASLIELRRQGFKPKRTIVIAYSGDEETTMKTSRLITDRFKDAELVINIDGASGTFSEETGKPLYWSWQGAEKTYIDFQLEVTNPGGHSSAPRPENAIAQLSEALARIGAYRFTPEVNDITRAYFEKAAALQPEPELAAAMRAFAKDPTDAAAIAVLRHDPAMAGRIATTCVPTMVQGGHAANALPQRATAVVNCRVFPGHSNPQIQAELERVAATPQVKFSDITGDTSTTSPASPLKPEFISVFEKGARKAWGDVPIIPMQSSGASDSMWFRAVGVPSYGASASMSKDSDDFSHGLNERISLKNIGPGVVYYLSVMTDLASK
- a CDS encoding TonB-dependent receptor — translated: MMRLRSAKTTRRLAISLLAGSSLAAVTPAAAQDEPGAAEAPASSGGNVIIVTAQKREQNLQDVPIAITALGNEQLSNLQVSSIEDAVRFLPSVTIQTLGPGFSQLYFRGVASGENANHSASLPTVGTYLDEMPVTTIQGSLDIHAYDINRIEALAGPQGTLYGASSMAGTLRIITNQPDVGSSYGAVDLELNSVAHGGTGGMAEGFYNLPISDSAAVRVVGWYTRDAGYIDNIHGTRTFPIKQFVDDDNDPDTDDVLVDLPGDDITQDNASLVENNYNDVETFGGRIALGIDLNDSWTLRPTIMGQSTKAHGFFEQERSSATNDRLQVVQYNPEYFKDEWVQAALTIEGTLGNWDLVTTGGYLWRNDEVIQDYSDYSYFYDALAGYASYLYDNAGEQISPNQYIQGADKYRRMFGEVRIASPAENRLRVIGGLFAQRQEHHITQHYIIDDLADVLQVTGTTDNIWLTEQKRTDRDYAVFGEVSYDLMDDLTLTGGVRVYNYKNSLVGFFGYGAGYSGSTGESQCFAPAVVEGSPCTNLDKTTSDTDFIHKLNLTYKITPDIMTYATWSRGFRPGGINRRGTLPPYGPDELDNYELGLKTTFGDVRFNLAVYQQDWNGIQLSFIGANGLTEIRNAGIARIRGAEFDFGYYANGVSLSLGGSYNDADIRRDFCAIANDEFDCTTPTDNELLAPAGTRLPTVPKFKGNFVARYEIPVFNDWTAHVQGAATYVGDRRSDLRTLQNEIKGTIPSYATADFSIGISNDTYRLELYATNLFDGNGRLDTSLQCQETVCGDPDGLTAGGGVFYDAVIRPRVVGLKFGSDF
- a CDS encoding cyclic nucleotide-binding domain-containing protein; protein product: MTKQGFFVAGQISTKVRVAIVGSGPAGLSAAARAAALGMSHVLIEKTDHLSDTIFKYQKGKHVMATPSNLVLRSDLDFDAAKREAILATWDEQVAAGKVNVLLNGEVTAITGEKGAFTIALKGKEPVEAEAIVLAIGTQGNPNLLRVPGAELPQLQYQLDDPGEYFDEHITVIGSGDAGIENALGLAADPAQRNVVTILNRGTDFARAKGANVKLLNEAAADGRMIIRLETSPAEVKPGELVLDTRDGQETIRCDRIIARTGSKPPRAFVEACGVTFASEQPDAFPQLSPSFETSKPGIHVIGALAGYPLIKHCMNQGYDVIEFLNGNTALKPADEPILAEKFAGLPGRRSVDEWLELFRANIVILNELSPLQMRELMLDSRVHAYGADEVIFVRNDQGSSMFAIAEGSVLVEVSAEDPSITVPIGQGSIFGEVGLISGRRRGATIRAAEPTLCMELSRTAALKLMATAPSAARAVNRVFIERQLLQIFGSGLTAEDVAELVDAAVVEEVRAGKVVVQEGADDKDIFLVRRGSMIVEKDIGGHPVFLSYLPAGSYFGEMAVIDGSKRTATVKAAIKSEVVRFPGEAFTALLDRKPRLREKALADMAGRREVNQFIESRKDSFGGAVDYYSRTAQFLVDNGIGEATDVLLIDEMLCVGCDNCEKACADSHDGLSRLDREAGRTYAHLHVPTSCRHCEHPHCMADCPPNAIKRGPDGEVFIDDTCIGCGNCQRNCPYGVIRMDAKPPKKPGLLSWMLFGAGPGPGEASYSWRKKKAEASGVEQAKLAIKCDMCSGITGGPACVRACPTGAAIRVSPERFLSVARLVEETD
- a CDS encoding tetratricopeptide repeat protein → MKVLLQKIGAGGIAAAVAVALAVGVIGYRLVGTSDEAPLAQGQADPLTRLEQLVEKEPENAGAWQKLGFAYFELGRFDEAATAYRHATEADPDSAVLWSSLGEALAMASERDPMPGPAREAFRKAAQLDPKDPRARYFLAVEKDLSGDHQGAIADWVALLSETPPGAPWEADLKRTIEQVGKINSIDVATQVAAAETLRPKSVPAMAGIPGPSQDQLAAASKMRPSEQQDMAEGMVERLAARLEKEPGNVQGWIMLMRSYQTLGREGDARKALKSALAANPQKRAELEAAAETLGVS